DNA from Sulfurimonas xiamenensis:
ACTTATTAACTTTATGCTGAATTTTAATTCAAAAAGAGGTTTTACGGAGGTCAGTGTGCCTTCTATAGTAAATAGAACTGCATTGGAAGGAACAGGACAGCTTCCAAAATTTGAAGACGACCTTTATAAAATAGAAGATCAAGAGTTGTTTTTAATTCCAACGGCAGAAGTTCCGGTTACAAATCTATATCAAGATGAGATTTTGCCGGCTGATGCACTGCCTATAAAAATGACTGCTTACACATCATGTTTTAGAAAAGAGGCAGGTGCGGCAGGTCGTGATACAAGAGGTATGATAAGACAGCATCAATTTCACAAAGTTGAACTTGTCTCTATAACAAAGCCTGAAGATAGCGATAAAATATTTGATGAAATGGTTCAAACTGCTTCAGATATACTTACCGAACTTGAACTTCCGCATCGTCTTGTCACACTTTGTGCCGGAGACTTAGGATTTGGTGCAGCTAAAACCGTAGACTTGGAAGTTTGGCTTCCGGGTCAAAATAGTTACAGAGAAATAAGCTCAGTCTCAAATACCAGAGAATTTCAAGCTAGACGCGCAAAAATAAGATATAAAGATGGAGATAAAAACTCTTTTGTACACACTCTAAATGGTTCTGCATTGGCAGTGGGAAGAACTATGGTAGCTATTATGGAAAACTTTCAAAATGAAGATGGAAGCATCACTATTCCAAAAGCGCTTGAACCATATATAAATTAATATTATAAAATTCGGAAGTAGCTTATATTTCCGAATTTGTATTTTCTATTTTACTCTCAGTTGTAAAATATCCAATAAGAGATTCTGAAGCTGCAAGCTCATTGCCAACACTAATATTTAATCTAAAGTTAGAAGGCACATAGAGTGCTGTAACGCCGTTTAACATAAATCCGTATCTAGAGCCTTGAAGTATATTTTGAGCTTTTATAATATCTATGTCAATTGCCTTGAAACTTTGTTTTAGTATATGGGTAACTTTTATTTTATTGGATGATTTTTTATCAACAAAAATCAATTCTACATTTTCGTTAATATCTTTTGAGAGAGGATAAATAGAAGATAATCTTGCACCTCTGTAGATCGATATATCTTTTAATAATGATGTAAAAGGGGCTCTAAGAAGAGATACATTTAAATAATTACTCTCTACTTCTATTTTGTATGCGTAACTCTCTTTGCTATCCAACTCTTCTATTGAAACTACTTTTCCATCAACGGGACTAACAACACTGTTTTCCTGATAAAGCATATTTTGTCTCTCTGGATTTCTAAAAACAAAAAGAAAAAAAAGTGTCGTCAAAAAAGCAATAAACTGCAAAAAATCTAAATCAAGCAAAGTAAAAAGAAGAAGCGCTGCAACAGAAAATATTAAATAATTCCACCCCTCTTTTGCAACAGGTAAAAGATTATTCTTCATCTAATCCCTCTTTGTCATCTCTTTCTTTTTTTGAACTCTGTTCATCTTCAACCATTTTTGCATCAGCTTTTAACTCTTCTTCAATATCATCAACAACAAGATTTACTTTAGATTCTAATCCACTCTTTTTTTCAAAGTTTATAATAATTTCTCTAACTTCAGCACCTGTAACGCTCTCTTTTTTATAAAGAAGTTTCACCATATCTTCAATTGCACTTCTATACTCTTGAAGTCTTTGAACAACATGTTGATATCTCTCTTGAAGCGAACTTTTTATAAACTCATCCATGTCCTGCGCCATTTTTTCACTATATTCTCTACTCGCCTGCATACCTCCGCCACTCAAAAAAGATTGTCTACTTTTTTCAAGGACCATTAAACCTGCCACATCACTCATACCGTAAGTTTGAACCATTGATTTAATAATATCTGTCGCTCTTTCTAGATCATTCCCGGCACCCGTAGAAATTTCACCTATAAAAACCTCTTCCGCCGCACGCCCACCTAAAAGTACATCAACTTCTGCCCAAAGCTCATGCTTTTGCATCATAAATTTATTCTCTTCTGGCGTATTGAGCGTATATCCAAGTGCTGCTAAACCGCGAGGTACTATTGAGACTTTTGAAACTTTTTTAGCTCCCGGCGTTGTTTCAGCCATTAAGGCATGTCCGCTTTCATGATATGCAACAATTTTTTTCTCTTTTGGATTTATACGGCGAGATTTTTTAGAAAGTCCTGCTAAAGCTCGTTCCACTGATTCATAAAGATCTTTTTGTGTTACACTTTTTTGACTCTTTCTACCTGCAAGAAGTGCTGCCTCATTAACAATATTTGCCAAATCAGCTCCAGCTAAACCGGCTGTTAAGCGAGCAACTTCTTCGAGATCAACATCCTCATCCATCTTAACGCCTTTAACATGCACTTTCAAAATCTTTATACGACCTTCAAAATCAGGTTTATCCACCAATACCTGTCTATCAAATCGTCCCGGACGCAATAGTGCTTGATCAAGTATTTCAGGTCTATTTGTAGCTGCTAAAATAATAACGGGAGTATCTGTTCCAAATCCGTCCATCTCTGCTAAAAGCTGATTAAGAGTTTGCTCTCTCTCATCATTACCGCCCATATTAGCACCTGCCGCACGGCTTTTACCGATAGCATCGATCTCATCTATAAAAATAATGCTCGGTGCATCTTTTTTAGCCTGTTCAAAAAGGTCACGAACACGAGCCGCTCCGACACCGACAAACATCTCAATAAAACTAGAACCGCTCACCGAAAAAAATGGCACATCAGCTTCGCCTGCAACCGCTTTTGCCAAAAGAGTCTTACCAGTACCAGGGCTTCCTACAAGCAAAACGCCTTTTGGAATTTTTGCCCCGATTTCTACATAACGACCCGGATATTTCAAGAAATCAACAATCTCTTGAACCTCCTCTTTTGCCTCTTCTACCCCTGCTACATCGTCAAATTTAGTTTTAGGTTTTTCAGAGTTGATCATCTTTTTAGAGCCGCCCATCCCCAAAATACCGCTGCCCATACTTTTTTGCATTCGTCCGGCAAAAAACATCCATATTGCAATTATAATTAGAAATGGAAAAAGCCATCCAAACATCTCTGTAAACCAGTTTGTTTCGCTAAAGCCAACATACTCTATATTTTGTTTGTCCAATGATTCTGTTAACTTAGAGTCACCCGGCACAATTCTTGTCGTATATAGAGTTGCATTATCTGTGCCATATGCTTTAATGTAACTTTGCCCTATTTCAACTTTTCTTAGACTTTTAGACTCTATTAAAGATTTAAGTTCTGAGTAACTTATCTGCTTTGTTTTTTTACTGCCTGCTAGTGTTCCATCTGAGACACTATTTTCTCCAATTATGGCTTTAAAAAGCATGATAATTACTACTGAAAATATCGCAAAAGTTATAAGCGGATTTTTATTAAAAAAATTATTATTATTGTTGTCATTTTTATCGTTTTTGTTTTGCATATCTATTTTTTACCTTGCTTTAATATTAATGTAACCCATTCATCTTGAGTTATTTTTTCTTGAATTTCAAAATCTTGATAAAACTTTAAGACTTTTGATTCATATTTATTTAATATTCCTGATAATATAAGCAATCCGCCTGCTTTTAAAACATTTTTTAAATCATTTGCTATAAAAGTCAAAACATCAGCCACTATATTTGCTACAACAATATCATAACTATCTTTTGTCAAACTACAAGAGCCTTCCCATAAGTTTTCAAACTTTACTGAATTAAGTTTAGCATTTACTCTACTGTTTTCTATACACTCCGCATCTGTGTCACAAGCATCAACTATTGCACCAAGTTTAATTGCCGCTATACCGAGTATTCCGCTCCCGCATCCTACATCTAAAACTCTATCACCCTCTTTTACATATTTTGCAATAGCTTTTAGTGATGATGCTGTTGTAGGATGATGCCCTGTGCCAAATGCCAGTGCCGGATCAATAGCTATATTTATCAACTCACTGCTTGGTTCATCCCATGTAGGATGAATATAAAATTTATCAATTTGAATCGGTTGAACACTCTCTTGATACACTTTTATCCAGTCGCTGTTTTTAAGTTTTCTCTGTTTGCATTCAAGTTCAACATCTTTGCCTAAAGCTTTTTGCAAAGCTTCTGCAAACTGCTCAAGTCCCCAAACTATAGTATCAAGCTCTTCTTCGCTTCTAATAATAAAACCATTATCCGTCTCTTCAAAACCAATGGGCAAAGTATCTGTTAAAAAATCCGAAAAAAGCGAATGATAAGAAGATACAGTAACTGTTAATTCAAAATAATACTCCTGCATTAAATTAAAACACCCATAAAAATGCTAGATTTCTTTTTTAAATCTTTTGAAATAAACGGTTTTTCAATATAATCATTAATACCCGTTTTTTTTGCCTTTGCCAATGCACTTTTTATAGCATCAAACACCCTTAAACTATCATCAATAACAAGTAATTTCAAATGAAACCCTTCTCTTTAAATATCTATAAATCAATAAACTATAATAGCTAAATTTTATTTATTTTGCTATTAAGCAAAGCTTAACTAAGCAACTTAAACATTTTTGCTAAATCTAGAGTTCCTTCGTAATATGCTTTGCCTATAATAACACCATCTACCAAATTTGTAGCAATTAAAGCTTCGATATCTTTCTCATCTTTTACGCCACCGCTGGCAATAGTACTAATTCCGCTTGCTTTTGCGATATCTACAGTAAAATCCACATTTACACCACTTAGTGTTCCGTCTTTTGAAACATCAGTACAGATTATGGCTTCTACGCCGGCATTTGCAAATTCACTTGCCAAATCAGTCGCTTTCATAGAGCTTACTTCACCCCATCCTTCAACTGCGACAAATCCGTCAATAGCGTCTATGCCTACAGCAATGGGATATTTCGCCGCCATATCCTTAACAAATTTCGGATTTTTCACGGCAATAGAACCAAGGATTACTCTGTCTATACCGATTTCAAGCATCTTTTTAATTGTCTCTTCATCTCGAATGCCGCCGCCAAGCTCAAGCTTTACATTACAATTTTGTCTAATCTTAATAATCTGCTCTAGATTTTTCGGCTCTCCGGCAAATGCTCCATTTAAATCAACTAAATGTACCCATTTGGCACCCATCTCTTGAAATTTTTTCACAAGTATCCAAGGCTCATCAGAGTATATTTTAGCACTCTCCATAAGACCCTTTGTAAGTCTAACTGCTTTTCCGTCTTTTAAATCAATTGCAGGGTATAGTGTCATGTATATAAATCCTTTTTAATATATTATAACTTTATAAAATTTTCTAATATTTTGAGCCCATTTTTATGACTTTTTTCAGGATGAGGCTGAATTCCCATAACATTCTTATGAGCAACCGCAGAAGCAAACTCATAGCCATAAACAGTTTTACCGATAATGTCTTGCTCATTTTCACATACAGCATGATAAGAGTGAACAAAATATAGATAATGCTGTTCATCTAATCCTTTAAAAAGAGGATGCTCTTTTGTAAAGACTCTATTCCAACCCATATGAGGAATTTTCAATGCTTCACTGAACTTAGATGGGTCAAAAGCAACAACTTTTCCTTTTATAAGACCCAAACCTTCATGACTGCCAAACTCTTCAGAACTCTCAAACAAAAGCTGCATTCCCAAACATATTCCAAGCATATATTTACCGCTTTGCGCAAACTCTTTTATGGCTTCAATCATATTTCGTTCATGCAGATGTTGCATCGCGTCAGGAAAAGCACCAACACCCGGAAGTATCAACTTTTCATACTTTTTAAAATTTTGAGGATTACTCTCAACCACTGTTTTAGCACCTATCTTAGCAAATGCATTCTGAACACTTGCCAAATTCCCCATATTATAATCAACAATTGCTATCATTCATCAATCTTTAATTTTGTAAATTTTATATAAACAGCAAGCCCTATTAAAAGCATTGCAACTCCGCTTATTATATACATAGCATAAACTAATTTTTCCGGGTCCGTTATAGCAAACTTAAACACAAGCATAAGAGCTTCAATGGACAAAGCGATAATAATAGAACCCAAAAATCTAACCATAGTTTTATGTGGTCCTGAAATATTATGATCTCTTTCACGCCCCATTATCTCCTCTTCTATTATTGTTTTTGATAAATCAAAAATAGCCAGAGAGAGCGTTAAAAGAATTGTAGCTTCAAAAACATTTTTAGCATCAAAATGAACAGCTGATATCTCATAAATAAAAAAACTTTGCACGCCATTTATAAAAAGCAGCAAAGCAATAGCTACCAGTGCAAATGCAAAGAGAGCATAAGAGTATTTAAAAAATGTATAAAAAAATGTATCAGAAGTATTTAAACGAGATATTTTTAAAACTTCGTTAAGGGGCATATCCAAACATGCAATATACTTTAAATTGCCATTTTCATCAAAAATTGGCTGCGAAGCTGTTACGCACAATTCGCCTGTTAAAAGTGAAGGATAAGGGTCAGTTACAGTACATCTTCCCTCTCTAACGGCTCTATAGTAGTATGCCCTGTCAGCCAAAATTCTTCCTACATCCTGATCTCTTTGTGAGTGTTCTTGAAATGTCGGACTAATCTGCACCCCTTTGTTATCTAAAAGATAAACACCGTCACAGTTTTCAAGATCTCCTTTGATTTTTAAAAGTCTCGGCAGTATCATCTCTTGACTTATCGAAGGAAGTCTATTAGGAATATTTTTAGAAAAAAGATAACAAAAGTAGGCTCTTGCTTTTGTTCTGCCTCTTGAAAAATCCTGTATATCCGTTGGGACCATTTTTTGCCTTAAATTTTTGTATGATTATACCAAATGCTTTATAACAATTTTATAAGTTACCCTACTTTCATTTGATATAATCTATTTTTAAATTTATAGCTGGAGTTATTGAACAATGGGATTTAAACTATTTTTGCTATTTGAAAAATTTTTAATGATTCTACCGAAAAAAATACGAAAAGGTTTTTTTATTTTTTTGGCAAAAGTTGCATATTACCTCTCTTTTAGATACAGAAATGTTGGATTTGCAAACCTAGATTTTATATTCGGCGATAAACTTACACAAAAAGAGAAAAAAGAAATAATCAAATACAGTTTTAAAAACTTACTCTTAAACTTTTTGCATTTAATGGAAATCAGGCATATGAACAAAGAGAATTTCGCAAAAAAAATAACAGTAAAAAATATAGAAGCTGTAGAGAAAGTGCACGAACAAAAAAGAGCAGCTGTATATATAACTTCCCATTACTGTTCATGGGAGTTAGGCGGGATAGCGGTAGGAATTTTTGCTGAACCAATAGCCGCTGTTTATAAAAAAATGAAAAATCCAAATTATCAGAAGTGGGTACTTGAATCAAGATCAAACTTAGGAAATACATCATTAGAAAAATCTAGTGTAATTAAATCTCTTATAAAACTTGCTAAAAATGGCAAAGCCAGCGGTATTCTAATCGACACGGCTATTAGCTCCAGAGAAGGTGTAGAAGTTGAATTTTTAGGTAAAAAAGTGCATCAAACTGCAACACCATCCTATTTAGCAAGAAAATTCAATGCTGCAATTATTCCAGTTATCATAAAAACAGAAGATGAAGAAAACTATACTCTAACATTTTTTGATGAGATAGAGGTGCCAAAAACAGATAACGAAAAAGAGGATATTCAAAAAGCAACACAGCTTCAAGCTGACTGGCTAACAAAAGTCATAATAGATGACCCAAAATTTTGGTTCTGGATTCATCGTAGATTTAAAAATAGATATCAATATATTTATAAAAAAAAGACTTAAAAACTTTTTTGAGTTTTATGTTATACACTCTTTTGTTCTCGCCTCAAAAAGCTTCATAATAGTTAAGAAAAATGCAGTAATAGCAGGTCCTAAAATCATTCCCCAAAACCCAAAAGTAGTAAGTCCCGCAATAATGGCAAAAAAGATAATAAGCTCATTCATCTTTGCATCATCCTCTTCTAAAAGTCTTAGATTTATCTCTTTAATAATCAAAGGTTTTATAAAAGTATCTGCAACAACTGAAATAACAAGAATAGAATAAAGAGCTATAAATATTGCATTAGAACTATTGCCGACAGAAAATTCATAAAACATAAAAGGAAGCCACATAAGCGCTCCTCCGATTACAGGAATCAATGATGCAAATCCATACATAATTCCAAATAAAAGCCCATTGTACCCCATAAAAGAGATAGCAATCCCAAAAAGTATTCCTTGAAACATCGCATTAACAATTATAGAGTAAAAGACAACACTCATTACAGATGAGAGCTCTTTTGCTAAAAGTGTTGTCTCATCAACTGACATCTGGACAACTCTCTTTAAAAAATCTACTACATAACTCCCATTGTATTGAGCAAAAAAATAAAAAATTATCACTAAAAACGAATTTTTAAGATACCCTGCACTCATTGATCCAATATTTCCCGTTAAAGAGAGAACATAAGAAGCAATCGAATTTACATTAACTTCTTTCATTAAATCATCAGTATAGGGCTTTAAAAATGACAAATATTCAGGCGGATTTAACAAAAATTCCCTAATAAACACTTCTATATTTTTAAAAATTGTAAAATCCATGCTGTTTAATTTTATTGTCAATGTTGCCAAAAAATATCCTAGAGGCACAAAAAAGAGAACTGCCAACAAAAAACTTGAAATCAGTGCTGCAAAAAATTTTGATTTTACTGTTTTTTCAAAAAAATTCTGAATATTTGAGGTAGAAATTGCCAATAGCGCTGCAATAATCATTCCAAGCAAAAATGGAACATACAGAAGATACATCCAGTATAAAGAGGTGGCAAATAGTATGGCTACAAAGTATTGCGGTTTCAAAAGAGAGATCCTTCTTCATATTCAAAATTAACATTTAAAACATCATAAGTGTTTCTTGTTGCTTTTCTGCCCTTTGAAGTTCTCTCCAAATAACCATTTGCAATCAAGTAAGGCTCCAGCACATCCTCTACCGTTCCCTCATCTTCGCTAAGCGAGGCAGCTATCGTACTCAGCCCGATAGCTTTTCCTTTTGCTCCAATAAGAAGGTTTAAAAGCTTAATATCCATCTCATCAAATCCATGAGAGTTTATGCCAAGCTCCTCAAGCGCAAATTTTGTTCTTGAGTGTACAATTTTTTCCTCATTAGCGACATCTGCAAAATCTCTTACACGGCGAAGGAGTCTAAGCGCAATACGCGGTGTTCCACGACTTCTTTTTGCTATTTCAATACATGCCTCATGCACTATCTCTTTATTAAGTTTTACCGAAGCCTGCAAAATAATTTTTGCCAGCTCTTCAGGAGAGTAAAACTGCATTCTAAAATTCATTCCAAATCTATCACGAAGCGGATTAGAAAGCATTCCTGCTCTTGTAGTAGCGCCGATAAGAGTAAAACGCGGCAAATCTATCTTAACTGTTTGCGCAGCCGGTCCGCTTCCGATAATAATATCAATTCGGAAATCCTCCATAGACGAGTAGAGTATCTCTTCAACAGCTGGTGAGAGACGGTGTATCTCATCGATAAAGAGGATATCACCCTCCTCCAAATTTGTAAGAATTGCAGCCAAATCTCCGCTTTTTTCTATCATCGGAGCAGCTGTTACTTTTATATTTGCATTCATCTCGTTGGCGATAATTAGCGCTAATGTTGTTTTTCCCAATCCCGGTGGTCCAAAAAAAAGAACATGATCAAGAGCTTCTCTTCTTTTTTTACTCGCCTCTATAAAAACACCGAGATTTTTTTTAATCTGCTCTTGACCGATATATTCACTCCAGGCACTTGGACGAAGAGTCGTCTCTAAACTCTCTTCATTCTCAAACCTCTCTATCTCAACTAATCTTTCCATACTCTCTCTTAGTAAGTGTGTATTTCTTGAGGAAACTCTCTACTTTTTACCTCATCAGAATAATTTTTCACTGCATTTTTAACTAATAATGCTCCATCCATATATTTTTTTACAAATTTAGGTGTAAATTCTTCAAAAAATCCCAACATATCAGAAAATACGAGAACCTGCCCATCTACATCTTTTCCTGCACCGATGCCAATAACAGGTATTGCTACGCTTTTTGCCACTTCAGCTGCTACTTCAGCTTTTACACCTTCAATAACCATACAAAAAGCACCTGCTCTCTCTACCGCTTTTGCATCTTTAACAAGCTTTGCTTTTTCTTCTTCTGATTTCCCTTTTACTTTATAACCGCCTTCTGAACGAACTGCTTGAGGAAGCAGCCCAATATGTCCACAAACTGCTATTCCGTTAGAACAAAGATGCTTTATAATATGAGCTTTGTCTTCACCACCCTCGATTTTTACAGCATCAGCAGATGTCTCCTGAAAAATTCGTATCGAGTTTTTAAGAGCCTCTTCAGAATTTATATCTGTTCCAAAAGGCATATCACAAATAACAAAACTGTTCTTTGCTCCTTGACAAACTGCATTTGTATGATAAATCATCTGTTCAAGAGTTGCACTCAATGTATCATTTTTACCTGCAAAACTCATATTTAGACTATCACCTACTAAAATCATATCAGAACTTGGTTCCAAAAGTTTCGCAAAAAGAGCATCATAAGCTGTTATCATTACCAAAGGTTGAACACCTTTTGCTTTTTTAATACTGTTTATTGTCATTTTTTTAATCATTTGGCACTCTTTTTTTTCAATAGAAAATTTAATAAAAGAATTTTAACTAAATTAATGTAATAATGAATTAACTTTTATAGCCGACTTATAAATTTTATAAATATAAAAATTTATTTTAACAATAAAGTTAACTTGAAAGGATTTTAGAAAAGTGCTATAATTTAAACTCTATAGAGAAACTTTGTATAAATTTAAAAATATCTTAAATATTAAAAAGATTCTTAATTTAAATAATCTAACTTGGAAAACAATTGAAAAAATTAGTAGCATATATTACAGCTGGTTATCCTGAAAAGTCTTTTAGTGTTGATTTAGCATTTGCCCTTAGTAAGAACGGGGTAGATTTGCTAGAGTTGGGAGTTCCGTTTTCTGACCCTGTTGCAGATGGTCCATTGATAGAAAAAGCAAACTATAAAGCTTTGGAACTTGGTTTTAAATTTGAACATCTTTTAGATATTTCTAAAACAATTGCTCCCAAAGTAGATACATTATGGATGGGATATTTTAACAGTTTTTATCAACATAACCTAAACACATTAATTCCGCTTGCAAAAGAGATAGGAATAAGCGGATTTATCATTCCGGATCTGCCTTATGAAGAGAGTTTGGCATATAAAAATTTATTTGACTCAAATCATATATCAAATATTAGTTTTATCGCTCCAACTGACAGCGAAAGCAGAATTGCAGAGATAGTTAAAGATTCTAAAAAATTTATATATATGGTAGCATATGCAGGAATCACAGGTTCAGGTGCTTCAGAAGATCTTCAATCTGTACTGTCATCTATAAAAAAATATACCCAAACTCCGGTTTATGTGGGTTTTGGAGTTAATAAAAAAACTGCAAAAGATAAAGTAAAAGGTGCTGATGGAGTAATTGTCGGAAGTGCTTTTGTTGAAATACTGCTAGATTATAATTTAAATTATACGCAAAAAATAGCTAAATGCGGCGAACTGGCAAAAATACTAAAGAGTGAAATAAATAGTTAAAACTACTCTCTTAATGTTGCAATAAGCCGCTTTGGATAGATTATTAACTCCAAAGCGTCTAAAATATTTTTACAAACAATATCAGCATTTTTTAAAGTTTTTACCGAACACCCTTCATCACCTATTAAAGCTATAGAGATATTAGCTTCTTGCAACATTAAAGAGTCATTATTTCCATTTCCGATAGCAATAGAATTTTGAGCACCGATAGAGTTTAAAAAATCTTTTTTTTCTACTGTATGGTGAGTGCTCTTTAATACAATAATTTCGATATCAAACCCTTGTAACTCTTTCTGAACGCTTCCAAATGTATCTGCCGTTATCACAAAAACTTTAAAATCTTTTGTCAATTTTTTAAATAATTCGCCGACACCATTAAGCAATTTTCCATCTTTGGCTATGGTTCCATTATAATCACACACAATATTTTTAAGATCAAGAGTTTTATAGTTTGGGATTTCGATGAACATTTTGGTATCCATTGTTTTTTATTTTTTGCTGCTTGTTAAAAGCTAAAATATAAGAAAATATATATAAATTTTAGAAGAGTAAAGAAGTTATTTTAAATACAAAATGGTGCGCCCGACATGATTCGAACATGTGACCGCTGGTACCGCAAACCAGTGCTCTATCCAGCTGAGCTACGAGCGCACACCATCTCTATTAAAGAGAACGAAATTATATCACTCTTACCTTAGATAATAATAAATTCAACTCTTAAATTTCTAATTTTTTTGTGATTTCTTCTATTTTTTGTTCTTGTAAAAATAGTTCATGGTTTTTACGAACATATGCCTGAAGAAGCACTTTTAAATCATTATTTCCCTCAACATTAAAGTCTTTTCTCATCTGCTGTTCTAAAAAATGAGCAAAACCATCTTCTACATCTACATCAAAACGGCGGCCACCTATATTTAAACCAAGTTTTTTACTCATATATTTAAACCATTATTTCTTCTAATTTCTCTACTATTGACTCTATTTCTGAATCTTTCATGGCATTTTGTTCTATCAACTTTTCTATCTCTTGGTTTTTTATTTCACTCTCAGCTTTTAATTTAACCACCTCTAAACGAAGGGTTTCATTCTCCTGTTTAAGCAAATTATACTGTTCCACAACAGCTGATACTTTATCATTTAATTTTGTTAAAGTTGTTTGATTTTGCATAAAACAATCCTACCTCTTTTATATAATCATAATTCTATCATAATTTGATATAGGATATTTAATTATCATATTTTTTGTATGATTTTTTTTATAATATTTATTTTTATATTATTAAAAGCAACTTATATAATATAAATTAAATCTTTGACTTGATATAATGCCCGCGAGAAGCTCTTATAATCTTAAAAATTATTAAAAAATTATTCAAATATGGATAGAGTTTTCTAATGAATATAAAGGAATTATATGAAAAGAATAGTTATAAAAGTCGGTACGGCAGTTTTAACAGAAGATAATAATATCGCCAAAGAGCGAATGCTTAATCTTGTTACATTAATTGTTATGTTAAAGAAAAAATATGATGTTATATTGGTTACTTCTGGTG
Protein-coding regions in this window:
- a CDS encoding 50S ribosomal protein L11 methyltransferase, whose product is MQEYYFELTVTVSSYHSLFSDFLTDTLPIGFEETDNGFIIRSEEELDTIVWGLEQFAEALQKALGKDVELECKQRKLKNSDWIKVYQESVQPIQIDKFYIHPTWDEPSSELINIAIDPALAFGTGHHPTTASSLKAIAKYVKEGDRVLDVGCGSGILGIAAIKLGAIVDACDTDAECIENSRVNAKLNSVKFENLWEGSCSLTKDSYDIVVANIVADVLTFIANDLKNVLKAGGLLILSGILNKYESKVLKFYQDFEIQEKITQDEWVTLILKQGKK
- the hisA gene encoding 1-(5-phosphoribosyl)-5-[(5-phosphoribosylamino)methylideneamino]imidazole-4-carboxamide isomerase, with protein sequence MTLYPAIDLKDGKAVRLTKGLMESAKIYSDEPWILVKKFQEMGAKWVHLVDLNGAFAGEPKNLEQIIKIRQNCNVKLELGGGIRDEETIKKMLEIGIDRVILGSIAVKNPKFVKDMAAKYPIAVGIDAIDGFVAVEGWGEVSSMKATDLASEFANAGVEAIICTDVSKDGTLSGVNVDFTVDIAKASGISTIASGGVKDEKDIEALIATNLVDGVIIGKAYYEGTLDLAKMFKLLS
- the hisH gene encoding imidazole glycerol phosphate synthase subunit HisH, with protein sequence MIAIVDYNMGNLASVQNAFAKIGAKTVVESNPQNFKKYEKLILPGVGAFPDAMQHLHERNMIEAIKEFAQSGKYMLGICLGMQLLFESSEEFGSHEGLGLIKGKVVAFDPSKFSEALKIPHMGWNRVFTKEHPLFKGLDEQHYLYFVHSYHAVCENEQDIIGKTVYGYEFASAVAHKNVMGIQPHPEKSHKNGLKILENFIKL
- the serS gene encoding serine--tRNA ligase; protein product: MIDLKLLQKDFQGVSDKLVRKGVDIKLLNSLKRKNEELKAAKVDYETLQAAQNAMSKEFGVYKKEGKDVSELKKRVDANKVKIAEALEVQRTKQEELETLAMSIPNIPDDDTPDGEDENDNVEIKKVLAPRQFIFTPKEHWELAENNGWIDFERGVKLATSRFSVSFGMGAKLERALINFMLNFNSKRGFTEVSVPSIVNRTALEGTGQLPKFEDDLYKIEDQELFLIPTAEVPVTNLYQDEILPADALPIKMTAYTSCFRKEAGAAGRDTRGMIRQHQFHKVELVSITKPEDSDKIFDEMVQTASDILTELELPHRLVTLCAGDLGFGAAKTVDLEVWLPGQNSYREISSVSNTREFQARRAKIRYKDGDKNSFVHTLNGSALAVGRTMVAIMENFQNEDGSITIPKALEPYIN
- a CDS encoding PDC sensor domain-containing protein produces the protein MVPTDIQDFSRGRTKARAYFCYLFSKNIPNRLPSISQEMILPRLLKIKGDLENCDGVYLLDNKGVQISPTFQEHSQRDQDVGRILADRAYYYRAVREGRCTVTDPYPSLLTGELCVTASQPIFDENGNLKYIACLDMPLNEVLKISRLNTSDTFFYTFFKYSYALFAFALVAIALLLFINGVQSFFIYEISAVHFDAKNVFEATILLTLSLAIFDLSKTIIEEEIMGRERDHNISGPHKTMVRFLGSIIIALSIEALMLVFKFAITDPEKLVYAMYIISGVAMLLIGLAVYIKFTKLKIDE
- the ftsH gene encoding ATP-dependent zinc metalloprotease FtsH, with product MDMQNKNDKNDNNNNNFFNKNPLITFAIFSVVIIMLFKAIIGENSVSDGTLAGSKKTKQISYSELKSLIESKSLRKVEIGQSYIKAYGTDNATLYTTRIVPGDSKLTESLDKQNIEYVGFSETNWFTEMFGWLFPFLIIIAIWMFFAGRMQKSMGSGILGMGGSKKMINSEKPKTKFDDVAGVEEAKEEVQEIVDFLKYPGRYVEIGAKIPKGVLLVGSPGTGKTLLAKAVAGEADVPFFSVSGSSFIEMFVGVGAARVRDLFEQAKKDAPSIIFIDEIDAIGKSRAAGANMGGNDEREQTLNQLLAEMDGFGTDTPVIILAATNRPEILDQALLRPGRFDRQVLVDKPDFEGRIKILKVHVKGVKMDEDVDLEEVARLTAGLAGADLANIVNEAALLAGRKSQKSVTQKDLYESVERALAGLSKKSRRINPKEKKIVAYHESGHALMAETTPGAKKVSKVSIVPRGLAALGYTLNTPEENKFMMQKHELWAEVDVLLGGRAAEEVFIGEISTGAGNDLERATDIIKSMVQTYGMSDVAGLMVLEKSRQSFLSGGGMQASREYSEKMAQDMDEFIKSSLQERYQHVVQRLQEYRSAIEDMVKLLYKKESVTGAEVREIIINFEKKSGLESKVNLVVDDIEEELKADAKMVEDEQSSKKERDDKEGLDEE
- a CDS encoding phosphatidylserine decarboxylase, encoding MKNNLLPVAKEGWNYLIFSVAALLLFTLLDLDFLQFIAFLTTLFFLFVFRNPERQNMLYQENSVVSPVDGKVVSIEELDSKESYAYKIEVESNYLNVSLLRAPFTSLLKDISIYRGARLSSIYPLSKDINENVELIFVDKKSSNKIKVTHILKQSFKAIDIDIIKAQNILQGSRYGFMLNGVTALYVPSNFRLNISVGNELAASESLIGYFTTESKIENTNSEI